The nucleotide window CGGTAAAAAGAAACCTTTCAGCAGAGAAGAGGGCACGGCAGGCTGAAGTAAAAAATGCCCGTAACAGAGCAGCAAAAAGCACGATCAAGGGCGCCACAAAGGCTGTTGAGACATCGGTCAAGGCAAAAGACAAAGAGGCGGCAGCAAAGACTTTGCTGGCTGCTATCAAGACCATCAGCAGCGCAAAATCAAAAGGTATACTCCACAGGAATACCGCTGCACGCAAGATATCCAGACTGACGAAAAAGACTAACGCGCTGGCGAAAGCCTAAGCAGTTTGACCAGCAGCAGCTCAAAAGGATAGAATCCCCCGGTCTTTATGCCCAGGTCTGCACTGTTCAGCAGGCGAAATACTTCATACAGATAGTTCAGCTCCCTGGGGGAATTCTTTTCCCCCAGCTGCTGAGCATATTGCCAGTTCAATGCCCCCAGCAGTCCATACGGCTCCTCGGTCTCCCTCAGGATGCTGTATATCCTGAATACCTTTTCCTTGTTCCGGTCGCGGATCGCATTGATAAGGTCAAAGGCGCCAAAGCTCCTCTTCCCTTCTATGATCTCGGCAATGTCGCCCTTTTCTATGTCAGCCTTACCGACAAGTGTCAGCTTCTCGATCTCTGTCGAAAGCATGCCGAGGTCAGGGCCGATCATCGCAACAAGATATTCAGCGGAATCTCCTGACAGTTTCAGACCCTTCAGTTTCGCCTTTTCGACGATCCAGGCAGGCATGTCGCTTTCCCTGATATCAACCGTGATCTGCTTGACCCCCGCGAAGCTCTCTTTCGCATCCTTCTTAAGCGTCCCCTCATACAGGAGCACCAGCACTGAACTCTTTGACGGGCTCTGCAGATAGCCTTCGAGTTTCTTCAGGTCCTTCTTCGCGATCTTCTGGGAATTTTCGATCACGACAAATTTTCGGCCGGCAAAGAACGGAACCGTATTCAAGACATCGAGGACCTGGTCAAAGGCTGTCTTTTCCTGCTCAGGGGAAAGCATATCAAAGGACTGAAAATTGAAGTCCAGTTCTTCAGGCGGAACAAGACCCTTAATAAGAGAAGCTGCTTCAGCATGCAGAAACCGACTGGAGGAGTTAATCAGATAACATGGCGCTGGAAGAGCTTTCTTTATCTCATCAAGAAGGTTTTTGTAGCTCATTTGTAAATGAGTGCGCCGACGATCTCCACGGCAATATCTGCAGCTGCCTTTTCTTCGGCCATGCCACGGGAACCAAGGAGCAGGGTCATGTCCCCCGTACCTGCAGATGAGATAATAAAGGGCGATGTGACCTTTATTATCCCGCGCACGTTCCCATCATGGTCCTTGTACGTAAAGTCAGCATCAGCAGTGATCCGGTATTCAACGGTTATGTCGTTCTTCTCTGAAAGACTCGACATTTCGAACCTGCGGACAATACCGGAAAGGACATTCCCGGCTGAAGGGGTAACGGTGATGCCGTTCCTGGCAAATTCCAGGACAAGCGCCTTATGCAGCTTGTCCTGCAGCTTCGGCTCATGCGAGAGGTTCTCGATCTTGCCTATCCTGATCTCGGTGAACGGCAGGTCTGCCCTGCGATGAAGAGAATATCCGCAGCCCGCAGTCATAAGAACCGCAATGTATGCAAGCCCCAGGAAGACAGATACCGTTGTCAGTCGGCAGTGCGTCATCATCTCCCCACAACAATATTTACGAGTCGGCCTTTAATTACGATAACCTTTTTTATGTCCTGCCCGCCAATGAACTCAGCGACTTTGCTGTCCTTAAGCGCCCGTTCTTTCAGGTCATTATCAGTCAGCCCGGCAGGGATCATGAGTTTGCCCCGCAGCTTGCCATTGACCTGGATCACGAGCTCGATCTCCTCATCTTTTGCAATCTCTGCATCCCATACAGGCCAGGGCATTTCTGATGCGTTTTTGCTGTGATCCAGTTGAGACCAGAGCTCCTCGGCAATATGGGGCGTAAAAGGAGACAGAAGCAGGAGCAGGTTCTCTGCGGCAAACGTAAGCACCTGCATCTCCTTCCCGTTATCAGGCTCGAAGCCGATCATCTCATTCACCAGTTCCATCATTGCAGCAATGGCGGTATTGAAATGATAGTCTTTTTCAATATCTGCAGTAACTTTCCTGATCGTCTGGTGCGTCTTCCTGAGAACTGCCCGTGCACTGTCCGAAAGCTCCCCGTTATCTGTGGCTGAAGAAGCAGCTCTATTCAAGGCATCACGATGCTTCTGGGCCACTGACCAGACCCTGTTCAGGAAGCGATAGGCCCCGTCAACGCCCTTGTCAGACCAGTCGAGATCTCTTTCGGGCGGAGCGGCAAAAAGGGAGAAAAGTCTCGATGTATCAGAGCCGTAGCGGTTGATAAGATAATCAGGATCGATCACATTGCCCTTTGACTTGGACATCTTTGCGCCGTCCTTGATGACCATGCCCTGTGTCAGCAGGTTTATGAACGGCTCGCTCACATTAACTATGCCGAGGTCTCGTAATACGCGGGTAAAGAACCGGGAATAGAGAAGATGAAGCACTGCATGCTCAACGCCGCCGACATACTGGTCGACAGGCATCCAGTACTTCAGTAATGGGTGATGAGTGATGGGTGATGAGTCTTCCTTAAACTGGTCACGCACTACGGATAACCCATTACGGTCTTTGAGGCAGTAGGCAACAAAATACCAGGAAGAATCCACAAAGGTATCCATGGTATCTGTTTCGCGGCGGGCCTTGCCCCCGCACTTCGGACAGGTTGTGTGAAGGAACGCATCAGATTCCTGAAGCGGAGAGCCTCCGGTGCCGGTGAATTTCACATCTTCAGGAAGTATCACAGGCAGGTCCTTCTCAGGCACAGGCACAATGCCGCATCTGTCGCAGTATATAATAGGAATCGGGGTTCCCCAGTACCGCTGCCGCGATATGCCCCAGTCACGCAGTTTGTAATTAGTAACCTTCTTGCCAAGGCCCTTTTCTTCGAGATGATCAGCGATCTTCTGCTTAGCATCGGCGCTGTTCAGCCCGCTGAACTGCCCCGACTCAACAAGTATCCCTTCGTCCTCAAATGCTTCCTCTAATGCCGAATGCTGAATACTGAATGCTGAATGCAGTTTAATGACCTGCCTGATCGGGAGCCCGTATTTCTCCGCAAATTCAAAGTCCCGCTGATCATGGGCAGGGACCGACATAATTGCGCCGGTGCCGTATTCCATTAAAACAAAATTCGCGATGTACACAGGGATCTTCTCATTGTTCATGGGGTTGATGCAGTATGCTCCCGTGAAGAGGCCGACCTTTTCGTCAACCTTGCCGTAATGCGCCCTCACCTTCTCAAGTTCTTCCTTATCGGCAACAAGCCTTTCAGCAAGCGGATGTCCGGGAGAAAGGCAGAGAAAGGTCGCGCCAAAAAGCGTATCAGGCCTTGTAGTGAATATCCTTATGTTCTGATCGATCCCCTCGACACGGAAATCAACCTCAGCGCCATGGCTCTTGCCGATCCAGTTCTTCTGCATAAGAACAACCTTCTCGGGCCAGCCTGACAGGGTATCGCAACCGCTCAGAAGCTCCTCTGCATAGTTGGTGATCCGAAGGAACCACTGCTCAAGCTTCTTCTGCACCACAACACTGTCGCAGCGCCAGCATTTTGTGTCGATCACCTGCTCGTTCGCAAGAACGGTTGCACAGGAATGGCACCAGTTCACGTACGAGGACTTCCTGTACGCCAGTCCCTTTTCGAGCATCTTGACAAAAAACCACTGGTTCCATCGGTAATACTCAGGACTGCAGGTTGCCACTTCCCTGTTCCAGTCATAGCTCAGGCCAAGCTTCTTGAGCTGGCCTTTCATATATTTGATGTTCTCATAAGTCCACTGCGAAGGGTGGACATTGTGCTTGATCGCGGCATTCTCAGCCGGCATGCCAAAGGAGTCCCAGCCCATGGGATGGAGGACATTAAATCCCTGCATCCTTTTATACCGGGCGATCACATCGCCGATCGCGTAGTTGCGCACATGGCCCATATGGATCTTTCCGGAGGGATAGGGGAACATTTCAAGACAGTAGAATTTCTTGCGCGAGTCGTCCTTCTCAGTTCTGAAAAGATCTTTCTCTTCCCAGTACTGCTGCCATTTGGGTTCGATAGCTGCTGGATCGTATCTCTCTTCCACAGACTCCTGCCTCCGGAAATGTTCAGGGAACAATAAGATTTATCAGGAATTACGTCAGCTATTATAGCAGGTTTACCCTTGCATATCATAACCACTCAGAATATGAGTCTTATTCTTTTGCCGCCACTGTTGTCTGAACGCTGGCATGTACTTTTTCTTCACTTTTGCTGGGGGTCGAGGGGCAAGTATTGTTAAGGCTTGCGTATCTTGCGTCCCGGTGAATCACACAACATCAGCCAAATAAGTCAGAATGAGTGCCTGTGCGGATAAAGATGATCTCCTCGGCATTACTGTCAACTTTATAGATCAGAAGCCAGTCCGGCTCAATATGACAATCCCTATGGCCTTTCCTGTTTCCGGTAAGCGGGTGGTCATGGCGCTTGATCTCAAGCGGCTCCTCACTTACGAGCTTGTTCATAATCCGCTTCAGCTTCGTAAGATCCTTGCCTTGCTTCACAATCAGTTTATAGTCGCGTTCAAACTGTTTTGTGGTCCTGAAGGTTAGCATTAGGCCTTCATCTTCAGAAAGAAATCATCAACACTGTCATAGCTGCTCAGATTGCGGCCCTCCTCGGCATCCTTCATCGCCTTCAGAGTGGTCTTGTTCGGTATTTTCACATCAAAAGGCAGACCCTTGCGCAGCCTCACCTGAGAAAGAAACAGGTT belongs to Nitrospirota bacterium and includes:
- the rpsT gene encoding 30S ribosomal protein S20, translating into MAAKAPVKRNLSAEKRARQAEVKNARNRAAKSTIKGATKAVETSVKAKDKEAAAKTLLAAIKTISSAKSKGILHRNTAARKISRLTKKTNALAKA
- the holA gene encoding DNA polymerase III subunit delta; the protein is MSYKNLLDEIKKALPAPCYLINSSSRFLHAEAASLIKGLVPPEELDFNFQSFDMLSPEQEKTAFDQVLDVLNTVPFFAGRKFVVIENSQKIAKKDLKKLEGYLQSPSKSSVLVLLYEGTLKKDAKESFAGVKQITVDIRESDMPAWIVEKAKLKGLKLSGDSAEYLVAMIGPDLGMLSTEIEKLTLVGKADIEKGDIAEIIEGKRSFGAFDLINAIRDRNKEKVFRIYSILRETEEPYGLLGALNWQYAQQLGEKNSPRELNYLYEVFRLLNSADLGIKTGGFYPFELLLVKLLRLSPAR
- a CDS encoding leucine--tRNA ligase, with translation MEERYDPAAIEPKWQQYWEEKDLFRTEKDDSRKKFYCLEMFPYPSGKIHMGHVRNYAIGDVIARYKRMQGFNVLHPMGWDSFGMPAENAAIKHNVHPSQWTYENIKYMKGQLKKLGLSYDWNREVATCSPEYYRWNQWFFVKMLEKGLAYRKSSYVNWCHSCATVLANEQVIDTKCWRCDSVVVQKKLEQWFLRITNYAEELLSGCDTLSGWPEKVVLMQKNWIGKSHGAEVDFRVEGIDQNIRIFTTRPDTLFGATFLCLSPGHPLAERLVADKEELEKVRAHYGKVDEKVGLFTGAYCINPMNNEKIPVYIANFVLMEYGTGAIMSVPAHDQRDFEFAEKYGLPIRQVIKLHSAFSIQHSALEEAFEDEGILVESGQFSGLNSADAKQKIADHLEEKGLGKKVTNYKLRDWGISRQRYWGTPIPIIYCDRCGIVPVPEKDLPVILPEDVKFTGTGGSPLQESDAFLHTTCPKCGGKARRETDTMDTFVDSSWYFVAYCLKDRNGLSVVRDQFKEDSSPITHHPLLKYWMPVDQYVGGVEHAVLHLLYSRFFTRVLRDLGIVNVSEPFINLLTQGMVIKDGAKMSKSKGNVIDPDYLINRYGSDTSRLFSLFAAPPERDLDWSDKGVDGAYRFLNRVWSVAQKHRDALNRAASSATDNGELSDSARAVLRKTHQTIRKVTADIEKDYHFNTAIAAMMELVNEMIGFEPDNGKEMQVLTFAAENLLLLLSPFTPHIAEELWSQLDHSKNASEMPWPVWDAEIAKDEEIELVIQVNGKLRGKLMIPAGLTDNDLKERALKDSKVAEFIGGQDIKKVIVIKGRLVNIVVGR
- a CDS encoding type II toxin-antitoxin system YafQ family toxin; the encoded protein is MLTFRTTKQFERDYKLIVKQGKDLTKLKRIMNKLVSEEPLEIKRHDHPLTGNRKGHRDCHIEPDWLLIYKVDSNAEEIIFIRTGTHSDLFG
- a CDS encoding type II toxin-antitoxin system RelB/DinJ family antitoxin, producing MAKTAMITTRVEPELKTDAEKVLKALGISTTEAINLFLSQVRLRKGLPFDVKIPNKTTLKAMKDAEEGRNLSSYDSVDDFFLKMKA